The following proteins are encoded in a genomic region of Thermoflexus hugenholtzii JAD2:
- a CDS encoding CehA/McbA family metallohydrolase, translating into MLIEWVGNFHSHTRFSDGTATHLRIAEAAAQAGLDGVAVTDHNVWVKGLQGYYGEVLLLVGEEVHDPCRQPQVNHALILGLGRELAPLAASPQALIDAAREQGALVFLAHPVEHSPGWLQRRMGEPPLPWVDREVSGFTGLEVWNTMSEFKARLRTPLHALYYAFFPARFLRGPFPEALRWWEQLWLQGIPAVAIGGADAHGHAYKLGPLRRVLFPYEWLFRAVNTHLLLDQPLPREPEADWAVIRAALQAGRAWVANDLLGSSRGFRFEARSGHRQATMGEALRRAGAVRFEASAPLPGEFRLIRFGSGVVARGRGRRFQHLIAEPGIYRMEVYRRGRLWILTNPIRVE; encoded by the coding sequence ATGTTGATCGAGTGGGTCGGCAACTTCCATAGCCATACGCGGTTCTCCGATGGGACGGCCACCCATCTCCGGATCGCGGAGGCGGCGGCGCAAGCCGGCCTGGACGGGGTGGCGGTGACGGATCACAACGTCTGGGTGAAGGGGCTCCAGGGATACTATGGGGAAGTCCTGCTCCTGGTCGGCGAGGAGGTCCACGATCCTTGCCGCCAGCCCCAGGTCAATCACGCCCTGATCCTGGGCCTTGGACGAGAGTTGGCTCCCTTGGCCGCTTCTCCTCAGGCCCTCATCGACGCCGCCCGGGAGCAGGGCGCCCTGGTCTTTCTCGCCCACCCGGTGGAGCATTCCCCTGGATGGCTCCAGCGTCGGATGGGAGAGCCTCCTCTCCCATGGGTGGATCGGGAGGTCTCGGGGTTCACAGGCCTGGAAGTATGGAACACCATGAGCGAATTCAAGGCGCGTCTCCGCACCCCCCTGCATGCGCTCTACTACGCCTTCTTCCCCGCCCGTTTCCTGCGGGGGCCGTTCCCCGAGGCCCTGCGCTGGTGGGAGCAGCTCTGGCTCCAGGGGATCCCAGCGGTGGCCATCGGCGGGGCGGACGCCCACGGCCATGCCTATAAGTTGGGTCCCCTGCGCCGCGTGCTCTTCCCTTACGAATGGCTGTTCCGGGCGGTCAACACCCATCTGTTGCTGGATCAGCCCCTCCCGCGCGAGCCGGAGGCGGACTGGGCGGTGATCCGGGCGGCCCTGCAGGCCGGCCGGGCCTGGGTGGCCAACGATCTTCTGGGGTCCTCCCGGGGTTTTCGCTTCGAGGCCCGCAGCGGCCATCGCCAGGCCACCATGGGGGAGGCCTTGCGGCGAGCGGGGGCGGTCCGGTTCGAGGCCAGCGCCCCGCTGCCGGGGGAGTTCCGCCTGATCCGCTTCGGGAGCGGGGTGGTGGCCCGCGGGCGCGGGCGACGTTTTCAGCATCTCATCGCCGAGCCCGGGATCTACCGGATGGAGGTCTATCGCCGCGGCCGCCTCTGGATCCTGACCAATCCCATCCGGGTGGAATGA
- a CDS encoding glycosyltransferase: protein MEGILEQTSHRPLRLGEALVARGLLRPEDLEWALEIQARTREPLGQILLSRGLVRRYDLYRTLAELWGIPFVDLLQEPPDMELLHQFPPEQMLAHQLIPLRQLEEGLEIATARRPDPIVLEEAQRLFGQPIARIRATTEWDIRQILLRAFRTEILTTATYGLCYRRPEESAHTVFTRGQFLVMTLLLVGTLLALGIAPRATLIAINAAINIFFLASILFKFAVSMVGARYEREIAIREEDIRTLKDDELPRYTILVPVYREAEIIQTLLTNLARLDYPREKLEILLLLEEDDQETLEAAKAARPPGNVYFIRIPNAIPRTKPKACNVGLFFATGDYLVIYDAEDQPEPDQLKKAVLAFRKGGERLACVQAALNYFNARENFLTRMFTLEYSYWFDYMLPGLHRLGLPIPLGGTSNHFPTERLRMLGGWDPFNVTEDADLGIRAAVEGWEVGVIPSTTYEEANTQVRNWIRQRSRWIKGYMQTTLVHTRNPWQLIRRVGLRKAAGFLLLVGGTPLTFLSAPWMWAMFLWWIITQTRTLDPFFPPPVLYISLLNLLFGNAIAIYLNMLAGFKRGNYDLIPWALLTPVYWVLHSIAAYKALWQLFTRPFYWEKTRHGISHWLRR, encoded by the coding sequence ATGGAAGGCATTCTGGAACAGACTTCTCATCGTCCGCTTCGACTGGGGGAGGCGCTGGTCGCCCGCGGCCTGCTCCGCCCGGAAGATCTGGAATGGGCGCTGGAGATCCAGGCCCGCACCCGGGAGCCGCTCGGACAGATCCTCCTGTCCCGCGGCCTGGTGCGCCGCTACGACCTCTACCGCACGCTGGCCGAGCTCTGGGGAATCCCCTTTGTGGACCTCCTCCAGGAGCCTCCCGACATGGAACTGCTCCACCAGTTCCCACCGGAGCAGATGCTGGCCCACCAGTTGATCCCCCTCCGCCAGCTAGAAGAAGGCCTGGAGATCGCCACTGCTCGCCGGCCGGACCCCATCGTCCTGGAAGAAGCCCAACGCTTGTTCGGACAACCCATCGCCCGGATCCGAGCCACCACTGAATGGGATATCCGGCAGATCCTGCTTCGAGCCTTCCGAACGGAGATCCTCACCACCGCCACCTATGGCCTTTGCTACCGCCGGCCAGAGGAGTCCGCCCACACGGTTTTCACCCGCGGTCAGTTCTTAGTCATGACGCTGCTTCTCGTCGGAACTCTCCTCGCCCTGGGCATCGCCCCCCGAGCAACCCTGATCGCCATCAATGCTGCGATCAATATCTTTTTCCTCGCAAGCATTCTCTTCAAATTCGCCGTCTCAATGGTAGGCGCCCGCTACGAGCGGGAGATCGCAATCCGGGAAGAAGACATCCGGACCTTGAAAGATGACGAGCTTCCTCGCTACACGATCCTGGTTCCGGTATATCGGGAGGCCGAGATCATCCAGACGTTGCTGACCAATCTGGCCCGCCTGGATTACCCGAGGGAAAAGCTGGAGATCCTCCTCCTGCTGGAGGAAGATGACCAAGAAACCCTGGAGGCAGCCAAAGCCGCGCGCCCTCCCGGGAACGTCTACTTCATCCGGATCCCGAACGCAATTCCCCGGACGAAACCCAAAGCCTGCAACGTCGGCCTGTTCTTTGCCACGGGGGATTACCTAGTGATCTACGACGCAGAGGATCAGCCAGAACCTGACCAGCTGAAGAAAGCCGTGCTAGCCTTCCGGAAAGGCGGAGAACGGCTCGCATGCGTCCAGGCCGCCTTGAACTATTTCAACGCAAGAGAGAACTTCCTGACCCGCATGTTCACCCTGGAATACTCATACTGGTTCGACTACATGCTTCCCGGTCTACACCGACTGGGGCTACCGATTCCTCTTGGCGGGACCAGCAATCATTTCCCCACCGAACGGCTGCGCATGCTCGGCGGCTGGGATCCTTTCAACGTCACCGAGGACGCTGACCTGGGGATCCGGGCCGCCGTAGAGGGCTGGGAGGTTGGGGTCATCCCCAGCACCACCTACGAAGAGGCCAACACTCAGGTCAGAAACTGGATCCGCCAGCGCTCCCGCTGGATCAAAGGCTACATGCAAACCACCCTAGTTCACACGCGAAACCCATGGCAGCTGATCCGACGCGTGGGGCTCCGGAAAGCTGCCGGCTTCCTCCTGCTGGTGGGCGGAACCCCACTGACCTTTCTGTCCGCGCCCTGGATGTGGGCCATGTTCCTATGGTGGATCATCACACAAACCCGCACCCTGGATCCCTTCTTCCCACCCCCGGTTCTTTACATCAGTCTCTTGAATCTACTGTTTGGCAACGCCATCGCAATTTACCTGAACATGCTGGCCGGCTTCAAACGAGGGAATTATGACCTGATCCCATGGGCCTTGCTGACGCCTGTATACTGGGTTCTGCACAGTATCGCCGCCTACAAGGCGCTCTGGCAGCTCTTCACCCGGCCCTTCTACTGGGAGAAAACCCGCCATGGGATCAGCCACTGGCTACGGCGGTAG
- a CDS encoding tetratricopeptide repeat protein, translating into MPTRLSRWCDRVLEAGWLMAVVIAPLFFNIYTSRVFEPDKLTLVRSIALVMAAAWLVKLVEAWGQRIPLTRALGFSVRTPLVLPALASAVVYLLASLFSLVPYTSFFGSYQRLQGAYSWLAYLVIFFSLLGALRTRAQFERLALTMVLVSLPVAVYGLIQRYRLDPLPWGGDVTSRVASHMGNAIFVAAYLIMAFMFTLGRLAETFHSILTAEPPRNSDVARGAIYVFIATAQAATIYFSFSRGPWLGLMGGLFLFLVLWLVIRRQRKGLFAVLGLSALGFLFLILLNIPNGPLEPLRGSPYIGRLGHIFETETGTGKVRVLIWQGALRLVLPHEPIQDPQGRPDPFNLLRPLIGYGAESMYVAYNRFYPPELAHYEARNASPDRSHNETFDALVHTGLLGFLVYQWLFFSLFAYGLRSLNLIHGGRDRILLLGLWVLGAAVTGLFFAFRFGWHFIGVAIPAGTVLGLLVYLVFATLRASGEPPIQHPHRFMLIALLGAVLAHYIEINFGIAIASTRTWFWAFAAMIVVLGESWLMEPALVRASSAQPAIPARKGKGAARRPRREEPLPSLSRPWWPMVAALGLLMALMLSLLSYEFITNQGQRLDVLPLIITSLTRLPLQGNRFSPFILVMFLLTAGLGAALVLAEGIRREWLPAAKWPVALGLYGLVALGGWLGYTLIHAGALAALIARAPQTVEDVLRLAEGVAGLFDGLVLFLFVVLVLLVFLISREEPEAGEPSTGLGLLMAPPAWIAVALLVWTVNLNPIRADAIYKQGDPWDKQGQWEVAILLYRRAIEYAPREDFYHLWLGRALLEKASRAPESASRQIPEGVSFERAFQALTLDQLVRLSRGDLLEITRAVLERARDLNPLNTDHTANLARMHRRWADLLLDPRYCRTRIHLPEMPPEFVRHVEQASRYYEEATRLSPNNAVLWNEWASVDLYQRNDLDSAERKLQRSLQLDDRFDQTYQLYGDLLMVRSEVVADPQVQRMSMERAEGFYRRLVELQPDHATGWAALAYLRDQLGRAAEAQAARARLATLLQTRSDGWQSIGDFFLSHADCALERSRAQPLYREAAEAYGRALTANPGALTAALRRGYALRGAGDLEGAVGVFRQALQIAGEHPDVWLFYRELAVTLAMLGRKAEAEEAADQAWRRAPAVEQPGLRSLFTQLGLSIRP; encoded by the coding sequence ATGCCGACGCGGTTGAGCCGGTGGTGCGATCGGGTTCTGGAAGCCGGGTGGCTGATGGCGGTGGTCATCGCCCCCCTGTTCTTCAACATCTACACCAGTCGGGTCTTCGAGCCGGACAAGCTCACCCTGGTGCGCTCCATCGCCCTGGTGATGGCGGCTGCCTGGCTGGTCAAGCTGGTCGAGGCCTGGGGGCAGCGGATTCCGCTCACCCGGGCCCTTGGCTTCTCCGTGCGAACCCCTCTGGTTCTTCCGGCCCTGGCCTCAGCGGTCGTTTACCTGCTGGCCAGCCTCTTCTCCCTGGTCCCTTACACCAGCTTCTTCGGTTCTTACCAGCGGCTGCAGGGGGCTTACAGCTGGCTCGCTTACCTGGTCATCTTCTTCAGCCTTCTGGGGGCCTTGCGCACCCGGGCCCAGTTCGAGCGGCTGGCCCTCACGATGGTGCTCGTCAGCTTGCCCGTGGCGGTCTACGGCCTGATCCAGCGTTACCGGCTGGATCCCCTGCCCTGGGGCGGTGATGTCACCAGCCGGGTGGCCTCCCATATGGGAAACGCCATCTTTGTGGCTGCGTATCTCATCATGGCCTTCATGTTCACCCTGGGACGGCTGGCCGAGACTTTCCATTCCATTCTGACCGCTGAGCCTCCTCGCAACAGCGATGTGGCTCGGGGAGCGATCTATGTCTTCATCGCCACGGCCCAGGCCGCTACCATCTACTTCAGCTTCAGCCGGGGCCCCTGGCTGGGGCTGATGGGTGGTTTGTTCCTCTTCCTGGTGCTCTGGCTGGTGATCCGGCGCCAGCGGAAAGGGCTGTTCGCCGTCCTCGGCCTCTCCGCGCTCGGGTTTCTTTTTCTCATTCTCCTTAATATCCCGAACGGGCCGCTGGAGCCCCTCCGCGGATCCCCCTATATCGGCCGGCTGGGCCATATCTTTGAGACCGAGACCGGCACGGGCAAGGTCCGTGTGCTGATCTGGCAGGGCGCGCTCCGGCTGGTGCTTCCCCACGAGCCGATCCAGGATCCCCAAGGCCGCCCGGATCCCTTTAACCTCCTCCGTCCCCTTATCGGCTATGGGGCCGAGTCCATGTATGTGGCCTACAACCGGTTCTATCCGCCGGAGCTGGCGCATTACGAGGCCCGTAATGCCTCCCCGGATCGTTCTCACAATGAGACCTTCGATGCGCTGGTCCATACGGGCCTTCTGGGCTTCCTGGTTTATCAGTGGCTGTTCTTCTCGCTGTTCGCCTATGGGTTGCGCAGCCTGAACCTGATCCACGGGGGCCGGGATCGGATCCTGCTTCTGGGCCTCTGGGTGCTCGGGGCTGCGGTGACAGGGCTTTTCTTCGCCTTTCGATTCGGCTGGCACTTCATCGGGGTGGCGATCCCCGCGGGGACGGTGCTGGGGCTTCTGGTCTACCTGGTGTTTGCCACCCTGCGGGCTTCCGGGGAGCCTCCTATCCAGCATCCCCATCGCTTCATGCTGATCGCCCTGCTCGGGGCGGTCCTGGCCCATTACATCGAGATCAACTTTGGCATCGCCATCGCCTCCACCCGCACCTGGTTCTGGGCTTTCGCGGCGATGATCGTCGTCCTCGGGGAGAGCTGGCTGATGGAACCTGCCCTGGTGCGCGCTTCCTCCGCGCAACCGGCAATCCCGGCGCGCAAAGGGAAGGGTGCTGCGCGCCGGCCTCGCCGCGAGGAGCCTCTCCCCTCCCTGTCCCGTCCGTGGTGGCCGATGGTGGCGGCCCTTGGCCTGTTGATGGCCCTGATGCTGAGTTTGCTTTCCTATGAGTTCATCACCAACCAGGGCCAGCGGCTGGATGTTCTCCCCCTGATCATCACCAGCTTGACTCGTCTTCCTCTACAAGGGAATCGATTCTCTCCGTTCATTCTGGTGATGTTCCTGTTGACCGCCGGCCTGGGCGCAGCGCTGGTGCTGGCCGAAGGGATCCGGCGCGAGTGGCTTCCGGCAGCGAAGTGGCCGGTGGCCCTGGGGCTGTATGGGCTGGTGGCCTTGGGAGGTTGGCTGGGATACACCCTCATCCACGCCGGCGCGTTGGCAGCCCTGATCGCCCGCGCGCCCCAGACTGTGGAGGATGTCCTGCGCCTGGCGGAGGGCGTGGCGGGCCTGTTCGACGGGCTGGTTCTCTTTCTCTTCGTGGTGCTGGTCCTGCTGGTTTTCCTGATCTCCCGGGAGGAGCCGGAGGCGGGGGAGCCATCGACCGGATTGGGGTTGCTGATGGCCCCTCCGGCATGGATCGCGGTGGCTCTCCTGGTCTGGACGGTCAACCTGAACCCGATCCGGGCCGATGCGATCTACAAGCAGGGCGATCCTTGGGATAAGCAGGGACAGTGGGAGGTGGCCATCCTGCTTTATCGACGGGCCATCGAGTATGCGCCTCGGGAGGATTTTTACCACCTCTGGCTGGGACGGGCTTTGCTGGAGAAGGCTTCCCGAGCGCCGGAATCGGCCTCCCGGCAGATTCCAGAGGGCGTCTCTTTCGAGCGAGCTTTTCAAGCGCTCACCCTGGATCAGCTGGTGCGCTTGTCCCGAGGGGATCTTCTGGAGATCACCCGGGCGGTCCTGGAGCGGGCGCGCGATCTGAATCCACTGAACACGGATCACACCGCCAACCTGGCGCGGATGCATCGGCGATGGGCCGATCTTCTGCTGGATCCCCGCTATTGTCGGACGCGCATCCATCTTCCGGAGATGCCGCCGGAGTTCGTCCGGCATGTGGAGCAGGCCAGCCGGTATTACGAGGAGGCGACCCGGCTCAGCCCGAACAATGCGGTTCTGTGGAACGAATGGGCCAGCGTGGACCTGTATCAGCGAAATGATCTGGATTCCGCCGAGCGCAAGCTGCAGCGCTCTCTGCAGCTGGACGATCGTTTCGATCAGACCTATCAGCTCTATGGGGATCTTCTGATGGTGCGCAGTGAGGTGGTGGCGGATCCCCAGGTCCAGCGGATGTCCATGGAGCGGGCGGAGGGTTTCTATCGTCGTCTGGTGGAGCTGCAGCCGGACCATGCAACGGGCTGGGCGGCTCTGGCTTACCTGCGGGATCAGCTGGGGAGGGCAGCGGAGGCCCAGGCGGCGCGGGCCCGTTTGGCGACGTTGCTCCAGACCCGGTCGGATGGATGGCAGTCTATCGGAGACTTTTTCCTGAGCCATGCGGATTGTGCGCTGGAGCGCTCGCGGGCGCAGCCGCTTTACCGGGAGGCGGCGGAGGCTTACGGGCGGGCTCTAACGGCCAACCCCGGCGCCCTCACAGCGGCCTTGCGGCGAGGGTATGCGTTGCGGGGAGCGGGGGATCTGGAGGGAGCGGTGGGAGTGTTCCGCCAGGCGCTGCAGATCGCGGGGGAGCATCCGGATGTCTGGCTGTTCTATCGGGAGCTGGCAGTGACGCTGGCGATGCTGGGCCGGAAGGCGGAGGCAGAGGAGGCGGCGGATCAGGCCTGGCGCCGTGCCCCCGCGGTGGAGCAGCCGGGCCTTCGGTCTCTTTTTACCCAGCTGGGCCTTTCAATCCGTCCGTAG
- a CDS encoding NAD-dependent epimerase/dehydratase family protein, with the protein MRILVTGGAGFIGSHLVERLLQEGYAVTVLDDLSGGRLENLGAVRDHPRLRILIGDVTDPVTLRRALEGVERVFHLAAVVGVPRVLADPLRTIRVNVRGTEMVLEACAERDLPVCLASSSEVYGKGIRWPAAEEDDLRLGSPTVARWAYAASKLLDEHLALAWARQGLRVSVVRYFNVYGPRADPDGYGYVIARFMDQALRGEPLTVYGDGRQTRSFIYVEDAVEGTLRAGFLPEAFGWIFNIGRAEEISIRELAEKVRAITGRSVPVRFVSFSEAYGPGFEETPRRVPEVSRARALLGFEARVTLDEGLRRTWEWWRVCRRG; encoded by the coding sequence ATGCGGATCCTGGTGACCGGCGGCGCGGGCTTCATCGGCTCCCATCTCGTGGAGCGTCTCCTTCAGGAGGGTTATGCCGTCACCGTCCTGGACGATCTGAGCGGGGGGCGCCTGGAGAATCTGGGAGCGGTTCGGGATCATCCCCGCCTTCGCATCCTCATCGGAGACGTCACGGACCCTGTCACCCTTCGGCGGGCCCTCGAAGGCGTGGAGCGGGTGTTCCATCTGGCGGCGGTGGTGGGGGTGCCGCGGGTGCTGGCGGATCCCCTGCGAACGATCCGGGTGAACGTCCGGGGGACGGAGATGGTCCTCGAGGCTTGCGCTGAGCGAGATCTCCCGGTCTGTCTCGCTTCTTCCTCGGAGGTCTACGGGAAAGGCATCCGCTGGCCAGCAGCGGAGGAGGATGACCTGCGGCTGGGCTCGCCGACGGTGGCCCGGTGGGCGTATGCTGCGAGCAAGCTGCTGGACGAGCATCTGGCGCTGGCCTGGGCTCGTCAGGGCCTGCGAGTCAGCGTGGTCCGCTATTTCAACGTCTACGGCCCGCGGGCGGACCCGGATGGCTATGGCTATGTGATCGCCCGTTTCATGGATCAGGCCCTGCGAGGGGAGCCCCTCACGGTTTATGGGGACGGACGCCAGACCCGCTCCTTCATTTACGTGGAGGACGCGGTGGAGGGGACCCTGCGGGCGGGGTTCCTTCCGGAGGCGTTCGGGTGGATTTTCAACATCGGGCGTGCGGAGGAGATCTCCATCCGGGAGCTGGCGGAGAAAGTGCGTGCCATCACAGGGCGCTCGGTGCCGGTCCGGTTTGTGTCGTTCTCGGAAGCCTACGGTCCCGGTTTTGAGGAGACCCCTCGGCGCGTTCCGGAGGTCTCGCGGGCGCGGGCTTTGCTGGGCTTCGAGGCCCGTGTTACCCTGGATGAAGGTCTGCGACGAACCTGGGAATGGTGGCGAGTATGCCGACGCGGTTGA
- a CDS encoding cellulose biosynthesis cyclic di-GMP-binding regulatory protein BcsB: MRFPSLSIPTSPLQEGSPAAWEISLRELGVSEPLVLSAPSGEQWVTIPVPQGLRPVELIGRLRSTPGLNGGRLEIGDGVRTLTWVPLGLAERTLTVSLRGAPVTRGRLTLVWRLIPPPRLDICAAGSSERVELEDLRVRLEGSPEPPRTIAGFWPPDLRVLEINLPADPGPEEATAALRLVALGARLAGRHPLTVSIQLGEGAFAGAADPWRRRIEIRRGEARLRLRFDAEDAFPALEIQAPPERVVELAEGVIRYGEVMAFPEVIPQRIAPAEEGISGPVTLAELGWPQIQMRGSGPMEARLFLSQADLGGPVRGVRLRLVGRATPVPEGGTASLLVFLNGGLVAAEPLPVGAFDRRIAFPDGLWRRDNTVSVRVDYTPPGGECRVGAHPIMVFIDGRSSLEFQRGQNLPPGFERFPQSLMPGFGVGLRPLNASTLQAAADLVVMLQQATRRPLRPEVRPWEEAVRTSGGLALITEEAEGLAGLDLPLDPRPFRLVDVDGREGFRVDPGRAFLVLEAFEDRGREVLVLTRWGREVDLGRWVEGMDRELGWFGLQGDVWLWPVGSEPVAWRVRGSGWRVEPLPPVGGGVWERLWPWALGVVLVGVLGFLIWAYPRVVRRRPAGLEGSGRPADSHSHKPGSG; the protein is encoded by the coding sequence GTGCGTTTCCCTTCCCTTTCGATCCCGACGAGTCCCCTTCAGGAGGGTTCGCCGGCGGCATGGGAGATCTCCCTCCGGGAGCTGGGGGTTTCGGAGCCTCTGGTGCTGAGCGCGCCTTCCGGGGAGCAGTGGGTGACGATCCCGGTGCCGCAGGGCCTGCGGCCGGTCGAGCTGATCGGTCGCCTGCGCAGCACGCCCGGCCTGAACGGCGGGCGGCTGGAGATCGGGGATGGCGTGCGCACGTTGACCTGGGTCCCGCTGGGGCTGGCCGAGCGGACGTTGACGGTCTCCTTGCGGGGGGCGCCGGTGACCCGGGGGCGGTTGACGCTGGTGTGGCGGCTGATCCCCCCGCCGCGGCTGGACATCTGCGCGGCGGGCTCCAGCGAGCGGGTGGAGCTGGAGGACCTGCGGGTGCGTCTGGAAGGATCCCCGGAGCCGCCCCGGACGATCGCCGGATTCTGGCCGCCGGATCTGCGCGTGCTGGAGATCAACCTTCCCGCGGATCCCGGGCCGGAAGAGGCGACGGCGGCCTTGCGCTTGGTCGCCCTCGGCGCGCGTTTGGCCGGCCGGCATCCCCTGACGGTCTCCATTCAGTTGGGGGAGGGGGCCTTTGCAGGCGCAGCGGATCCCTGGCGTCGTCGGATCGAGATCCGCCGGGGGGAGGCTCGCCTTCGTCTGCGTTTCGATGCGGAGGACGCGTTCCCGGCTCTGGAGATCCAGGCCCCACCGGAGCGGGTGGTGGAGCTGGCGGAGGGGGTGATCCGGTATGGGGAGGTGATGGCGTTTCCGGAGGTGATCCCGCAACGGATCGCTCCCGCTGAGGAGGGCATATCCGGGCCGGTGACCCTGGCCGAGCTCGGCTGGCCTCAGATTCAGATGCGGGGTTCGGGGCCGATGGAGGCCCGGCTGTTCCTCTCCCAGGCGGATCTCGGCGGCCCGGTTCGAGGAGTGCGCCTGCGCCTCGTCGGCCGCGCCACCCCGGTTCCGGAGGGTGGGACGGCGAGCCTGTTGGTCTTCCTGAACGGGGGGCTGGTGGCGGCGGAGCCGCTGCCGGTCGGCGCCTTCGATCGGCGGATCGCGTTTCCGGATGGGTTGTGGCGGCGGGACAACACAGTGAGCGTCCGGGTGGATTACACGCCGCCGGGAGGGGAGTGTCGGGTGGGGGCGCATCCGATCATGGTGTTCATCGATGGGCGCTCGAGCCTGGAGTTTCAGCGGGGGCAGAATCTGCCGCCGGGCTTCGAGCGCTTCCCCCAGAGCTTGATGCCGGGGTTTGGGGTGGGCCTGCGTCCGCTGAACGCGTCGACCCTTCAGGCGGCGGCGGATCTGGTGGTGATGTTGCAGCAGGCGACGCGTCGTCCCCTGCGTCCGGAGGTGCGTCCATGGGAGGAGGCGGTGCGGACCTCCGGGGGGCTGGCGCTGATCACGGAGGAGGCGGAGGGGCTGGCGGGCCTGGATCTGCCGCTGGATCCTCGTCCGTTTCGGTTGGTGGATGTGGACGGGCGGGAGGGGTTCCGGGTGGATCCGGGGCGTGCGTTTCTGGTTCTGGAGGCCTTCGAGGATCGGGGGAGGGAGGTGCTGGTGCTGACGCGATGGGGGCGGGAGGTGGATCTCGGCCGATGGGTGGAGGGGATGGACCGGGAGCTGGGGTGGTTTGGGTTACAGGGGGATGTGTGGCTGTGGCCGGTGGGGAGCGAGCCGGTGGCGTGGCGGGTGCGGGGGAGTGGGTGGCGAGTGGAGCCGTTGCCGCCGGTGGGGGGAGGGGTGTGGGAGCGACTCTGGCCGTGGGCACTGGGGGTGGTGCTGGTGGGGGTGCTGGGGTTTTTGATCTGGGCGTATCCGCGGGTCGTGCGGAGGCGGCCGGCGGGTTTAGAGGGGTCCGGGCGCCCCGCGGATTCGCATAGTCATAAACCGGGATCTGGATAA